In Serratia liquefaciens ATCC 27592, the genomic stretch CTGGCCGGTTCGCGAACAATTTCTTCCGGCGAACCTACCTGCTCAATATTGCCCTGGCTCATCACCACGATGCGGTCGGCCACTTCCATCGCCTCTTCCTGATCGTGGGTGACGAATACGCTGGTAAACTTCAGCTCTTCATGCAACTGACGCAACCAACGGCGCAGTTCTTTACGCACCTGGGCATCCAGCGCACCAAAAGGTTCGTCCAGCAGCAGAATCTGCGGCTCTACCGCCAGTGCACGAGCCAAAGCTACGCGTTGCTTCTGGCCGCCGGAAAGCTGTGAGGGATAGCGGTTGGCCAAATGACCCAGCTGCACCATCTCCAACAGTTGGGTCACTTTTTGTTTGATCGCCGCGGCATTCGGGCGCTCACGACGCGGCAGCACGCTCAGGCCAAAGGCAATGTTGTCGAACACCGTCATATGGCGGAACAGCGCGTAATGCTGGAACACGAAACCCACCCGGCGATCGCGCGCATGCACATGGCTGACGTCGGTGCCGTGGAAGCCCAGCTTGCCGCCGCTCTGGTTTTCCAGCCCGGCGATAATGCGCAGCAGCGTGGTTTTGCCGGAGCCCGACGGCCCCAACAACGCCACCATCTCACCGGAGGCAATATCGAGCGAGATATCGTTCAATACCTTGGTACGACCGAAGAACTTGTTGATACCGTTAATCTCAATGCTCATGACTTTCCTCCCGCTCGAGACGTGCATTCTGGCGTTCCAGACGCCATTGCAGGCCACTCTTCAAAAATAGGGTCACTATCGCCATCAGGGTCAGTAACCCGGCGGCGGTAAAGGAGCCAACAGTGTTGTAATCCTGTTGCAATAACTCGACCTGCAGCGGCAGGCTAAAGGTCTCGCCGCGAATAGAACCGGACACCACCGACACCGCGCCGAATTCGCCAATGGCGCGCGCGTTGGTCAGCACCACGCCGTACAGCAGCGCCCAGCGAATGTTCGGCAACGTCACCCGGCGGAACATCTGCCAGCCGGAAGCGCCCAGTAAAATGGCGGCCTCGTCTTCCTGGCTACCCTGGCTCAGCATCATCGGCACCAGCTCACGCACCACGAACGGACAGGTCACGAAAATGGTCACCAACACCATGCCCGGCCAGGAGAACATGATCTGGATATTGTGCGCATCCAGCCAACCGCCCAGCAGGCCATTGCTGCCGTAAAACAGCAGGTAAATCAGCCCCGCTACTACCGGTGACACGGCAAACGGGATGTCGATCAGCGTCAGCAGCAGCTGGCGGCCCGGGAAAGTGAACCGCGTCACCAGCCAGGCCAGCAAGGTGCCGAACACCAGGTTGAACGGCACGGTAATCAGGGCAATCAGCACCGTCAACCAGATAGCGTGCAACATGTCGCGATCGACCAGGTTGCTCCACATCGCGCCAGCGCCCTTGGAAAAGGCTTCGGCGAAAATCGAAATGATCGGCACCACCAGCAGCAATACCGAAAACAGCACGCCGATACCGATCAGCGTCCACTTGCCCCAATTGACGCGCGGGCGTTCGACGCCGTTGAACTCAGAGATATCCGCCATCAGTGCCCCCCGATGCGTCGGCCAAAGCGGCTTTGCAGAACGTTAATGCTGAACAGCAGCAGCAGCGAAGCCGCCAGGATCACCGATGCAATCGCACTGGCCGCCGGATAATCGAACTCCTGCAGACGAACGAAAATCATCAGCGAGGTCACTTCCGTCTTCCAGGCGATGTTGCCGGCGATGAAAATCACCGCACCAAACTCGCCCAGGCTGCGGGTAAAGGAAATGGCCGTACCGGCCAGCAGCGCCGGTGCCAACTCCGGCATCACCACGCGGCGAAAACTCTGCCAGCGGGTTGCGCCCAGGGTCTCTGCGGCCTCTTCATATTCGGGTCCCAGCTCTTCCAGCACCGGTTGAACGGTACGCACCACGAAGGGCAAGCTGGTGAAGGCCATCGCCACCGCGATGCCAAGCCAGGTGAACGTCACCTTGATGTCAAAATGCGCCAACCATTGGCCATACCACCCGGTGGTGGAGAACAGCCCCGCCAGCGTCAAACCGGCCACCGCCGTCGGCAGCGCAAACGGCAGGTCGATCAGGCCGTCCAGCAGCGTGCGCCCCGGAAAACGATAGCGAGTCAGGATCCAGGCCATCAGCATGCCGAACACCGCGTTGAACAAGCTGGCGACGCCCGCCGCCAGCAACGTGACCTTATAGGCGGCAACCACCTGCGGGTTGGAAACCACTTCCCAATATTGCGCCAGGCTCATCTGCGCCAGCTGCATCACCAGTGCGCTGAGCGGCAGCAGCAGGATCAGGCAAGTGTAAAACAGGCTGCTTCCCAGACTGAGACCAAACCCAGGCAGAACCCGTTTGCTGGACAACAACATTACTTATGCCCTGCCGCTAACAGTTGATCCAACTCGCCACCGGTAGAGAAATGCGTCTTCATCACCTGTGGCCAGCCACCAAACTGATCTTCTACACGGAACAGTTTGGTCTGCGGGAACTGGCCCTTCGCGGCCGCCATCGCCTGCTTGTCATACACGCGATAGTAGAAGCTGGTGATCACCTGCTGCGCAGCCGGGCTGTAGAGGTAATTCAAATAATCTTTGGCGGCCTGTTCAGTGCCGTTTCTTTCCACGTTTTTGTCGACCCAGGCGACCGGGAACTCCGCCAGAATATCGACCGGCGGCACGATCACCTGATACTTGTCTTCGCCATACTGCTTGCGGATATTGTTCACTTCCGACTCAAAACTGATCAGCACGTCACCCAGGCCGCGTTCCACAAAGGTAGTGGTCGCACCGCGACCGCCGGTGTCAAACACCAGCACGTTTTTCAGGAAACGGGTCATAAAGGCACGGGTTTTGGCCTGATCGTTGCCGTCAGCCTGGCTGGCGGCTCCCCAGGCAGCCAGATAGGTATAACGGCCGTTGCCGGAGGTTTTCGGGTTCGGGAACACCAGCTTCACATCGTCGCGCACCAAATCGTTCCAGCTATGGATGCCTTTTGGGTTGTCCTTGCGCACCAGGAAAGCCATGGTGGAATAGAAAGGGGAGCTGTTGTTCGGTAAACGAGCCTGCCAGTCAGCCGGGATCAGTTGGCCGCGATCGTGCAGGATCTGCACATCGGTCACCTGGTTGTAGGTCACGACGTCGGCACGTAACCCCTGCAATATGGCTAGCGCCTGCTTGGAAGAGCCGGCGTGAGATTGTTTGATGGTCAGCTTGTCGCCCGGATGCTGCTGGTTCCACTGCTGTTCAAAACCCGGGTTCAGCGCGGTAAACAATTCACGGGAAACGTCATAGGAGCTGTTCAGCAGCTCAGCGGCCGAAACGGTACCGCTGGCTAACAGCGCCGCCGCCAACCATCCTTTCAGCATGAAATTTTTAACCCGTGTTTGTTTCATTGTGCACCTTATAGCTGAATCAATCCGCCGGGCTTTCGCCCTGATGTTGACCAGTGTATTTATAACTAGGTGCGGAGCTGTAACGCTTTTATATACCGTTTAGTGATTTTCAAGCATCAAACGCTATAAGGCAGGGGCAGAGCGGTGTGGCAGAGGAGGAAGTTAATCCGGAGCCGGCATGGCCGACCCCGGAGGAAAGGTTAAAGCGACAGCAGGCGCGTCAGCGAAGGCGCAAAGTAATAGCTGCCGGTCACCGCACGGCTGAAACGCAGCATCGCATCACGTTTGCCGTCCAAATCGCCAAACATGCTCAGCAGCTGTTTTTCGATGTTATGCAGGCGGGCGCAATAGGCGATGAAATACAGCCCGTGTTTACCGCTGGCAGTACCGTAAGGCAGGCTCTGACGCAAAATCTTCAGGCCTTTGCCGTCTTCTTTCAGATCGACACGGCTGACATGCGAGGTGTCAGGACGCTGCTCCGGCGGCAACTCTTCGCTGTCGTGCTTGGTGCGGCCGATAATCTGCTCCTGCTGCTCGGTGGTAAAGCGCTGCCACTGACGCAGGTTATGTTCATAACGCTGCACCAGCACGTAGCTGCCACCTGCGTCTTCTTCACCTTCGGCGATGACCGCCACTTCAGGACGTTTGTCGCCCTGCGGGTTTTCAGTGCCGTCGATAAAGCCGCTCAGATCGCGCTCTTCCACCCAGCGGAATCCGTGGGTTTCTTCTTCAATCTTGATGGCGTTGCCGAACGCTGCCAGCGCCGCCTGCGCCACCGTAAAGTTAACGTCATGACGCAAGGATTGGATGTGGATCAACAGATCGCGCTGGGTGGCCGGGGCCAACCCCTTGCCCAACGGGGTGAATGGCTTCAGCTCTTTTGCGCCCTGACCGCTGGAAAGGTCGTGCCAGACGTCATAGCCAAAGGCGATCACCGCGCCCAAATGCGCATCGGGAAACTGCTGTTGCAGCTCGGTCAACGTCTGGCAAAACTGCTTGCAGCCCTGGCGCAAATCGGCGAATTCGCCCTGCACGGTGGCTTCCATAAAAATGGCGAAGCGGCAGTGTTCCAGTAAAATACCGCTCTGAACCTGGGTCATTATCGTTATCCTCAAAATCGAAATCGAGTAACAGGTTACTGTTTGTCCATGGGTTTCCTGTTAAGAATGCGCAGTATCATACCCGATGAAAACGGGATTGCCTTGCATCAGCGCAAAGAAAATAGGGATACCCGCAACCGGGCAATTTCGTCCAAAGGGAGCGGTGATTTAACGTTCAGCGGGGAGGGAAACCAGAGAAACCAGGGGCGCCGCGGATCGGGCGCCCAGGGGGGAAGCTTTATTGCGGTTTGGCGTGCCAGATGATCTTGCTGACCGTCCAGCTTTTCAGCGTGTCATCCGGTGGGATGATATCTTGCGGGCCGGCCCATTTGCCGTCGAAGATATAGGTGACGTACTTGCTCTGCTGTGCGACGCACTCGACCTTGCCGGCATCGTCGCCGTCGGCCGGTTTACAGGCACCGAACGCCTTGCTGTACAGGTCACTGAACGGCGTGCCCAGCTTGCTGCCCCACTCGGTCGCGACTTTGCTGTCCATCACGTCCACGCGCTGCACGTGGCCCTTGGGTTCCCCGGTGATCACCAGCTTCACGTCGTTGCCGTCCATCGCCTGGTAGTAGGAAACTATCTTGCCCTGGCTGGTGGCCATGCCACCGCGCAGGCGGTAATCGCCATTCAGCCCGTCGTTAATGGCGCTTTCCGACATCGGGGTACCGGCGTTGAGGTCACCAACGCCCTTGGCGCTGACTTCGAGGCTGTTGCCAAACCAGTTAAATGGCGACAGGCTGGACCAAGAGAAATTGGACATCGTCGAACAGCCGGTCAGTAACAGCGGAAGCCCTAACAACAGTGGGCGAACATTCATTTTTAGCTCCTTAACATCAATGACGGGGCACAGCCTGCTCTGCCCTGCCGCACTTGGCGTTTTGTTGCGTGTCAGCCTCTCACAACTGTCCACGCATCGCCATCGGTTGCGAGCTTGGAGTGCGGAAAATGAGAAAAGTGCCGTACTGTGCGGCAATTAACCCGCCTCATCCTGTACCACGAAACAGGCCTTAAGACGCGCACTCAGCAGCAAGTAAGCCAGCGCCAACGCATCGAGCAACGCCAGCACGATGTCCAACGCCGAAGGATTGTCGTCTTGTTGCCACAAGCTAAACAGGGAACCGCCCAGCGCTGCCAGCAGCGAAGCAATCAATACCCAGCGCCAGGCACGCCATAGCCGTGGCCACTGGTGACGACGCGGAGCAATCAAAAATGCCAACGCCGCCGGCAGCCCCAGCACGATGCCATACCAGAACCATTGGGTGTCCGGGTAAAACAGCGATAGCAGGGCTTCCCCCTGCTGGCGCGAAACCCCGGCCATCACAAACAGGATCCAGGTACGGGCCTGTAAAATCAGTACGCTCCAAAACCACAGCGGCAAACGCAACGCACCGTGCTGATCGTAATCGTCGGGGGAAAAACGGGGTGGAAGTGGCTTCAACATCGATTCCTTGCCAATATCATGATGATTTTTCAAATGGGTGCCGTGTTTATTGTTTTCAATGCGCGCGCTTAAGAACCCCTTAAGATTTTCATGCTTTACTTAACCCCATCAAACCAGCAGTCCTGATTGGCAGGGCTTTGATTCTAGATTGAGATAAGGAAGCTTAAGATGAAAAAATATACCCTGGCTGCATTAATTGCTCTGTGTAGCGCACCGGTTCTGGCTCAGCAAGGCGGGTTCCTCGATCCTGCGGCACCGCAAACGCACACCCAAAACACGCAGCAAGGCGGATTTTCCGGCCCTAGCGCCGCGTTGACCACCGTCGACAAGGTCAAGTCAATGAGTGATGACACCTGGGTGATGCTGCAAGGCAACATTGAGCAACGCGTCGGTGACGAGACCTATACCTTCCGCGACGCCAGCGGCACGCTGACGGTCGAGATCGACAAAAAACGCTGGAACGGTCAGACCATCACCCCGAAAGATAAAGTGCAGTTGGAAGGGAAAGTGGATAAAGACTGGAGCAACGTGGAAGTCGACGTGAAAACCATCAAAAAACTGCCCTAACGCGCAGTTTGGGCGGTGAAGCCTCACCGCCCAAAATATCGCTCAATATT encodes the following:
- a CDS encoding Dyp-type peroxidase, translating into MTQVQSGILLEHCRFAIFMEATVQGEFADLRQGCKQFCQTLTELQQQFPDAHLGAVIAFGYDVWHDLSSGQGAKELKPFTPLGKGLAPATQRDLLIHIQSLRHDVNFTVAQAALAAFGNAIKIEEETHGFRWVEERDLSGFIDGTENPQGDKRPEVAVIAEGEEDAGGSYVLVQRYEHNLRQWQRFTTEQQEQIIGRTKHDSEELPPEQRPDTSHVSRVDLKEDGKGLKILRQSLPYGTASGKHGLYFIAYCARLHNIEKQLLSMFGDLDGKRDAMLRFSRAVTGSYYFAPSLTRLLSL
- the cysT gene encoding sulfate/thiosulfate ABC transporter permease CysT, whose translation is MLLSSKRVLPGFGLSLGSSLFYTCLILLLPLSALVMQLAQMSLAQYWEVVSNPQVVAAYKVTLLAAGVASLFNAVFGMLMAWILTRYRFPGRTLLDGLIDLPFALPTAVAGLTLAGLFSTTGWYGQWLAHFDIKVTFTWLGIAVAMAFTSLPFVVRTVQPVLEELGPEYEEAAETLGATRWQSFRRVVMPELAPALLAGTAISFTRSLGEFGAVIFIAGNIAWKTEVTSLMIFVRLQEFDYPAASAIASVILAASLLLLFSINVLQSRFGRRIGGH
- the cysA gene encoding sulfate/thiosulfate ABC transporter ATP-binding protein CysA produces the protein MSIEINGINKFFGRTKVLNDISLDIASGEMVALLGPSGSGKTTLLRIIAGLENQSGGKLGFHGTDVSHVHARDRRVGFVFQHYALFRHMTVFDNIAFGLSVLPRRERPNAAAIKQKVTQLLEMVQLGHLANRYPSQLSGGQKQRVALARALAVEPQILLLDEPFGALDAQVRKELRRWLRQLHEELKFTSVFVTHDQEEAMEVADRIVVMSQGNIEQVGSPEEIVREPASRFVLEFMGEVNRLSGEIRGSQLFVGAHQWPLSFQPMHQGSVDLFLRPWEMEVGTESSERCPLPVQVLEVSPRGHFWQMTVQPIGWHQEPISVVLPDGNEPPVRGGRYYVGSLNARLYAGDRLLQPVALAKSA
- a CDS encoding sulfate ABC transporter substrate-binding protein; the protein is MKQTRVKNFMLKGWLAAALLASGTVSAAELLNSSYDVSRELFTALNPGFEQQWNQQHPGDKLTIKQSHAGSSKQALAILQGLRADVVTYNQVTDVQILHDRGQLIPADWQARLPNNSSPFYSTMAFLVRKDNPKGIHSWNDLVRDDVKLVFPNPKTSGNGRYTYLAAWGAASQADGNDQAKTRAFMTRFLKNVLVFDTGGRGATTTFVERGLGDVLISFESEVNNIRKQYGEDKYQVIVPPVDILAEFPVAWVDKNVERNGTEQAAKDYLNYLYSPAAQQVITSFYYRVYDKQAMAAAKGQFPQTKLFRVEDQFGGWPQVMKTHFSTGGELDQLLAAGHK
- a CDS encoding RpoE-regulated lipoprotein; translated protein: MNVRPLLLGLPLLLTGCSTMSNFSWSSLSPFNWFGNSLEVSAKGVGDLNAGTPMSESAINDGLNGDYRLRGGMATSQGKIVSYYQAMDGNDVKLVITGEPKGHVQRVDVMDSKVATEWGSKLGTPFSDLYSKAFGACKPADGDDAGKVECVAQQSKYVTYIFDGKWAGPQDIIPPDDTLKSWTVSKIIWHAKPQ
- a CDS encoding DUF2919 domain-containing protein, whose product is MKPLPPRFSPDDYDQHGALRLPLWFWSVLILQARTWILFVMAGVSRQQGEALLSLFYPDTQWFWYGIVLGLPAALAFLIAPRRHQWPRLWRAWRWVLIASLLAALGGSLFSLWQQDDNPSALDIVLALLDALALAYLLLSARLKACFVVQDEAG
- a CDS encoding YgiW/YdeI family stress tolerance OB fold protein produces the protein MKKYTLAALIALCSAPVLAQQGGFLDPAAPQTHTQNTQQGGFSGPSAALTTVDKVKSMSDDTWVMLQGNIEQRVGDETYTFRDASGTLTVEIDKKRWNGQTITPKDKVQLEGKVDKDWSNVEVDVKTIKKLP
- the cysW gene encoding sulfate/thiosulfate ABC transporter permease CysW, with product MADISEFNGVERPRVNWGKWTLIGIGVLFSVLLLVVPIISIFAEAFSKGAGAMWSNLVDRDMLHAIWLTVLIALITVPFNLVFGTLLAWLVTRFTFPGRQLLLTLIDIPFAVSPVVAGLIYLLFYGSNGLLGGWLDAHNIQIMFSWPGMVLVTIFVTCPFVVRELVPMMLSQGSQEDEAAILLGASGWQMFRRVTLPNIRWALLYGVVLTNARAIGEFGAVSVVSGSIRGETFSLPLQVELLQQDYNTVGSFTAAGLLTLMAIVTLFLKSGLQWRLERQNARLEREESHEH